The following is a genomic window from Neofelis nebulosa isolate mNeoNeb1 chromosome 12, mNeoNeb1.pri, whole genome shotgun sequence.
GTGCCACTGCCTCCCGGAACAGCTGCTCGGCCGTCAGCGGCACGTCTGTGCCCGCCGGGACGCGGTAGTTCACATAGGGCTTGAGCTTGAAGCCAGCCAGCTCGGGCACCACCAGCTCCGGGACCATTTCCTTGACCTGCACGAACTTCCCGTCGCGGGCGTGCACGCCGGTGCCCTTGGTACCACGGCTCTTATAGAAGGTACGTGGGCCCCGCTTGCTGGTCCACCTACTCATGCGGTCGGCGCCCCGCACCACGATGCGGGCCGCCCCGCTCAGGAGGCCCATGCTGGGTGGGTCCTGCAGGATGCGAGCGTCCTCCG
Proteins encoded in this region:
- the MRPL41 gene encoding large ribosomal subunit protein mL41; its protein translation is MGLLSGAARIVVRGADRMSRWTSKRGPRTFYKSRGTKGTGVHARDGKFVQVKEMVPELVVPELAGFKLKPYVNYRVPAGTDVPLTAEQLFREAVAPAIEKDYRDGTFDPEQLDKYGFEPTQEGKLFQLYPKNFPR